Proteins encoded by one window of Bryobacteraceae bacterium:
- a CDS encoding M20/M25/M40 family metallo-hydrolase, which yields MAATALPKPEPARVRSVAQMAAEPAIAEALRFFSSNKKWILERQVELCRIPAPTFQEQARAEWLSGQFRALGLDARLDRAGNVIASPPGAADGAAIAVTAHLDTVLEPLTPEDIRAGRDGELRGPGVSDNGAGLAALLAIAAAVKQTRGLAESPLPFMLIANVGEEGEGNLSGMRYICRPAGMGSRIRGFLVLDGPFTDHITTRALASRRFEIALNGPGGHSWSDHGMPNPVHAMGRVIAQFTENPANGNQGGRVSYNFGLVEGGTSVNSIPTVARAKLDLRSENPARIDEMAALLTACVEHALEVENDRSTGPRLTAKIREIGSRPGGQLADDAPILTHLRAVDAHLGIRSQVDCASTDANIPLSIGVPAVSIGAGGQGGGAHTPNEWFRADGRDLGLRRVFLTLCLLMRELDPAAAR from the coding sequence ATGGCGGCAACCGCACTTCCCAAACCCGAGCCTGCCCGCGTCCGTTCGGTCGCGCAGATGGCCGCCGAGCCCGCGATCGCCGAAGCGCTTCGGTTCTTTTCGTCCAACAAGAAATGGATCCTCGAGCGGCAGGTGGAGCTGTGCCGGATTCCCGCTCCAACCTTCCAGGAACAAGCGCGCGCTGAATGGCTCTCCGGGCAGTTTCGCGCACTCGGGCTCGATGCGCGCCTTGACCGGGCCGGCAACGTAATCGCGTCCCCGCCGGGCGCCGCCGACGGGGCGGCCATCGCCGTAACGGCGCACCTTGACACGGTGCTGGAACCGCTCACCCCGGAGGATATCCGCGCCGGCCGCGACGGGGAACTCCGCGGTCCTGGCGTGAGCGACAACGGCGCCGGCCTGGCCGCGCTTCTCGCCATCGCGGCGGCCGTCAAGCAGACGCGCGGACTCGCCGAGTCCCCGCTGCCTTTCATGCTGATCGCCAATGTCGGCGAGGAGGGCGAGGGCAACCTGAGCGGCATGCGATACATCTGCCGCCCAGCCGGCATGGGCAGCCGTATACGCGGGTTCCTGGTGCTCGACGGCCCTTTCACGGACCACATCACTACCCGGGCGCTCGCCTCGCGCCGGTTCGAGATCGCACTCAACGGTCCAGGCGGACACTCGTGGTCCGACCACGGCATGCCAAATCCGGTACACGCCATGGGGCGCGTGATCGCGCAGTTCACCGAGAACCCGGCGAACGGCAACCAGGGAGGACGCGTGTCGTACAACTTCGGACTCGTAGAGGGCGGCACGAGCGTGAACTCGATTCCCACCGTGGCGCGGGCCAAGCTCGACCTGCGTTCCGAGAATCCGGCGCGCATCGACGAAATGGCGGCGCTGCTCACGGCGTGCGTCGAGCATGCGCTTGAAGTGGAGAACGACCGATCCACAGGGCCCCGACTGACGGCGAAAATCCGCGAAATCGGGTCGCGCCCGGGAGGGCAGTTGGCCGACGACGCCCCGATCCTGACGCACCTCCGCGCCGTGGACGCGCATCTCGGAATCCGGTCCCAGGTGGATTGCGCCTCTACTGACGCGAACATCCCGCTCTCGATCGGTGTGCCCGCGGTGTCCATCGGTGCGGGTGGGCAGGGAGGCGGCGCGCACACGCCGAACGAATGGTTTCGGGCCGACGGACGCGACCTCGGCCTCCGGCGTGTGTTCCTCACACTCTGTCTGCTGATGCGGGAGCTCGACCCAGCCGCGGCGCGCTAA
- a CDS encoding BadF/BadG/BcrA/BcrD ATPase family protein — protein MLFLGVDGGQSGTTAIVGDQSGRVLGLGRGGPCNHVSGAGAREKFIGAIGGAVAEACASGGLDASHRDFAAACFGFSGGAEDKRALIKEMFRIGRLEVTHDGMIALAGATAGEPGLIVIAGTGSISFGRGSTGETARAGGWGYVYGDEGGAFDIVRKALRAALRMEEGWGTPTALRGALLNATGAESTNDLLHRFYTVDWPRSRVARLAPLVDETARGGDDAAREILHATAQSLATLAGAVRGRLSPADRVLPVAPVGGVFRSEIVRARFALVCELSDGMRVRAARLGPAAGALLEAYRSAGLAVTLSNLPGDEK, from the coding sequence ATGCTCTTTCTCGGAGTGGACGGCGGACAGTCGGGGACCACCGCGATAGTGGGCGACCAATCGGGACGCGTGTTGGGCCTGGGGCGTGGAGGCCCGTGCAACCACGTCTCCGGCGCCGGGGCACGGGAGAAGTTCATCGGTGCGATCGGCGGCGCGGTAGCGGAAGCCTGCGCTTCCGGCGGATTGGATGCCTCGCACCGCGACTTCGCCGCCGCATGTTTCGGTTTCAGCGGCGGCGCCGAAGACAAGCGCGCGCTCATCAAGGAGATGTTTCGGATCGGCCGGCTCGAGGTCACCCACGACGGCATGATCGCGCTGGCGGGCGCCACGGCCGGGGAACCGGGCCTGATCGTGATCGCCGGGACGGGGTCGATTTCGTTCGGCCGCGGCTCCACCGGCGAGACGGCGCGCGCCGGCGGCTGGGGCTACGTGTATGGCGATGAGGGCGGCGCGTTCGACATCGTTCGTAAGGCCCTGCGAGCCGCGCTGCGGATGGAAGAAGGATGGGGCACGCCGACGGCGCTGCGCGGGGCGCTTCTCAACGCCACCGGGGCTGAATCGACGAATGACCTTCTGCATCGCTTCTACACGGTGGACTGGCCGCGTTCCCGCGTGGCCCGCCTGGCGCCGCTGGTGGACGAGACGGCGCGTGGCGGAGACGACGCCGCAAGGGAGATTCTTCACGCCACCGCGCAGTCGCTCGCCACGCTGGCTGGCGCCGTTCGGGGCCGGCTTTCCCCGGCGGACCGCGTGCTTCCGGTCGCGCCGGTCGGCGGAGTCTTTCGCAGCGAGATCGTCCGCGCCCGCTTCGCCCTGGTGTGCGAACTCAGCGACGGGATGCGCGTGCGGGCCGCCCGGCTCGGTCCGGCGGCGGGCGCGCTGCTCGAAGCCTATCGTTCCGCCGGACTCGCCGTTACGCTGTCGAACCTTCCCGGAGACGAGAAGTAG
- a CDS encoding alginate export family protein, which produces MRFLRTISSVLMLASWCAGQDAPKPPWPRWMELSGELRGRVEGGTGLGFQPENHDFYYLHRIRAHLLLKPASWFRVRLTGQDSEAGARRKPVPSNVADGFDLFQAYAEIGDPSRSPWSARIGRQEIRYDNEHLVGAANWGNTGRAYDAVKLIYDTKAYHAEAWASTVVRQVQGEVNRITGTNQLHGVHFDARQWLPRSTVGLYHYIKIHPGEANEAGTRLARSRVHTTGFRLNGALPRRFDYTAETAFQAGRSGGEPLSAWAGRYVLGQTPWDSRYNPRFHAIYGYSSPDRNPTDGRRGTLDQLYPTNHSPFGLGDRISWKNMHEAAAGVTWRPHKNVTLQHAYHSYWLASRRDSFYDFGQRRVARKPDATSSHLYNEWDTQATWNVTAKFQLIGAVVRVSPGGFVRQATAGAGAWVPYVQWLYRF; this is translated from the coding sequence TTGCGGTTTCTCCGGACCATATCCAGTGTTCTGATGCTCGCGTCGTGGTGCGCGGGCCAGGACGCGCCCAAGCCGCCGTGGCCGCGGTGGATGGAGTTGAGCGGCGAACTTCGCGGCCGAGTGGAAGGGGGTACCGGCCTCGGCTTTCAGCCGGAGAACCACGACTTCTACTATCTCCATCGGATTCGCGCGCACCTGCTGTTGAAGCCGGCGTCGTGGTTTCGCGTACGCCTCACCGGGCAGGATTCGGAAGCGGGCGCGCGCCGCAAGCCGGTCCCGTCGAATGTCGCTGACGGGTTCGATTTGTTCCAGGCCTACGCCGAGATCGGGGACCCGAGCCGGTCGCCATGGTCAGCGCGGATCGGCCGTCAGGAGATCCGCTACGACAACGAGCACCTCGTCGGCGCGGCGAACTGGGGGAACACCGGCCGCGCCTACGACGCGGTGAAGCTCATCTACGACACGAAGGCGTATCATGCAGAAGCGTGGGCTTCCACCGTGGTGCGGCAGGTGCAGGGCGAAGTGAACAGAATCACGGGAACGAACCAATTGCACGGCGTCCATTTCGACGCGCGCCAATGGCTGCCGAGAAGCACCGTGGGCCTGTATCACTACATCAAGATCCACCCGGGCGAGGCCAACGAAGCCGGCACGCGCCTGGCGCGCAGCCGCGTTCACACCACCGGGTTCCGGCTCAACGGGGCGCTCCCGCGCCGCTTCGACTACACCGCCGAAACAGCGTTTCAGGCGGGGCGCTCCGGCGGTGAGCCGCTCTCGGCATGGGCAGGCCGCTACGTCCTGGGGCAGACTCCTTGGGACAGCAGATACAACCCGCGTTTTCACGCTATCTACGGATACTCGTCGCCGGACCGCAACCCCACCGACGGCCGCCGCGGCACGCTCGACCAGTTGTACCCGACCAACCATTCGCCGTTCGGCCTCGGCGACCGCATTTCCTGGAAGAACATGCACGAGGCCGCGGCCGGCGTGACCTGGCGTCCGCACAAGAACGTCACTCTCCAGCACGCCTATCACAGTTACTGGCTGGCCTCGCGCCGGGATTCCTTCTACGACTTCGGGCAGCGCCGGGTGGCGCGGAAACCGGACGCGACTTCGAGCCACCTCTACAACGAGTGGGACACACAGGCGACGTGGAACGTGACCGCGAAATTCCAGTTGATCGGGGCCGTTGTGCGGGTTTCGCCGGGCGGATTCGTGCGGCAGGCGACCGCCGGCGCGGGGGCCTGGGTCCCATACGTGCAATGGCTGTACCGCTTCTGA
- a CDS encoding PP2C family protein-serine/threonine phosphatase — MASTSAGDGSRDAAGPYHAYMERMQCMEVWGGSQMTERSVAFGGLETWVYSRPYAGAEHGGDVYYASSCATGRISRLLLADVAGHGDAVAKTAAGLRSLMRKFVNRLDQAEFVRLLNQQFAAESEVGVFATSVVTTFFAPSRRMMICNAGHPRPILYRHSGQEWTVLDGRGEDTPAGPANLPLGLLSMTQYEHFDIELAPGDCLLMYTDALIESEGADGEMIGEEGVLEVVRATSAEVAPRDGSAFVKRLLERIASLYEGNFESDDVTVMLLRATGGDGSYSLGEKLEAAARVARSVFSSEPVPFPDFSVPNVGGALLSTLGKRWRAKTH; from the coding sequence GTGGCTTCCACTAGCGCAGGCGACGGATCCAGGGACGCCGCCGGGCCGTATCATGCCTACATGGAGCGCATGCAGTGCATGGAGGTCTGGGGCGGCAGCCAGATGACGGAACGGAGCGTTGCTTTCGGCGGTCTGGAGACCTGGGTGTACAGCCGGCCCTACGCCGGCGCCGAACATGGCGGCGACGTCTACTACGCCTCCAGTTGCGCCACCGGGCGCATCAGCCGGCTGCTGCTCGCCGATGTTGCCGGGCACGGCGATGCGGTGGCGAAAACGGCCGCCGGACTCCGGTCGTTGATGCGGAAGTTCGTCAACCGGCTTGACCAGGCCGAGTTCGTGCGGCTGCTCAACCAGCAGTTCGCCGCCGAATCTGAGGTAGGCGTTTTCGCCACTTCCGTGGTGACCACCTTCTTCGCCCCCAGCCGCCGGATGATGATCTGCAACGCCGGCCACCCGCGCCCGATCCTGTACCGGCATTCGGGACAGGAGTGGACGGTGCTCGACGGGCGCGGCGAGGACACGCCCGCCGGACCGGCGAACCTGCCTCTCGGCTTGCTCAGCATGACGCAGTATGAACACTTCGACATAGAACTCGCGCCCGGCGATTGCCTTCTCATGTACACCGACGCGCTGATCGAGTCAGAAGGCGCAGACGGTGAAATGATCGGCGAAGAAGGCGTGCTCGAAGTGGTGCGCGCGACGTCGGCCGAGGTTGCACCGAGGGACGGATCGGCGTTCGTGAAGCGGCTCCTCGAACGCATCGCCAGTCTCTACGAGGGCAACTTCGAGAGCGACGATGTGACAGTGATGCTGCTTCGCGCCACCGGCGGCGACGGTAGTTACTCCCTCGGTGAGAAGCTGGAAGCTGCCGCCCGCGTCGCCCGGTCCGTATTTTCCTCCGAACCCGTGCCATTCCCGGATTTCAGCGTTCCCAACGTCGGCGGCGCTCTACTGTCGACGCTTGGGAAGAGGTGGCGCGCGAAAACCCATTGA
- a CDS encoding dienelactone hydrolase family protein has product MREISERRSASEFPQEVLDLFDKYVHGDIGRREFIEGVKTVSIGGLTGGAILEALRPNYAWAQQVAPGDARIRTERVDVPSPKGHGTIRCYLARPANAAGKLPVVMVIHENRGLNPYIEDVARRLATENFIALAPDGLTSAGGYPGSDERGGAMFREVDRQQMTEDFDAAARWLKARADSNGKLGVVGFCFGGGMTNTLAVRMGPDLNAGAPFYGGQPPASEVPRIKAALLLHYGGLDTRINQGWPAYEEALKANHIPYAAFVYEGANHGFHNDTTPRYDQAAAKLAWQRTLEFFDKHLRV; this is encoded by the coding sequence ATGCGCGAAATATCCGAACGTCGCTCCGCCTCTGAGTTCCCCCAGGAGGTTCTCGACCTGTTCGACAAGTACGTCCACGGCGACATCGGGCGACGCGAGTTTATCGAGGGTGTGAAAACCGTATCGATCGGCGGACTCACGGGCGGGGCCATTCTTGAAGCTCTTCGCCCGAATTACGCCTGGGCGCAGCAGGTGGCGCCCGGCGACGCGCGTATCCGGACGGAGCGGGTCGACGTGCCTTCGCCCAAGGGCCACGGGACCATCCGCTGCTACCTCGCGCGTCCGGCCAACGCCGCAGGCAAACTGCCGGTCGTGATGGTGATTCACGAAAACCGCGGGCTCAATCCCTACATCGAAGACGTGGCCCGGCGTCTGGCGACCGAGAACTTCATTGCGCTTGCTCCCGACGGGCTCACCAGCGCCGGGGGCTATCCGGGTAGCGACGAAAGGGGCGGCGCGATGTTCCGCGAGGTCGACCGGCAGCAGATGACCGAGGACTTCGACGCTGCCGCCCGCTGGCTCAAGGCGCGCGCCGATTCCAATGGAAAGCTCGGTGTCGTCGGCTTCTGCTTCGGCGGCGGCATGACCAATACCCTCGCCGTGCGCATGGGCCCGGACCTCAACGCCGGGGCGCCGTTCTACGGCGGTCAGCCGCCGGCCTCGGAGGTCCCCCGCATCAAGGCCGCCCTGCTGCTTCACTACGGCGGGCTCGACACCAGGATCAACCAAGGTTGGCCAGCCTACGAAGAAGCGCTAAAGGCGAATCACATTCCCTACGCCGCCTTCGTCTACGAGGGCGCCAACCACGGTTTTCACAACGATACGACGCCCCGATACGACCAAGCCGCGGCGAAGCTCGCTTGGCAGCGAACGCTCGAGTTCTTCGACAAGCACCTTCGCGTGTGA
- the argS gene encoding arginine--tRNA ligase: MFHQLQSNLQRLVSDHLAVRYGLDLAVTLEEPADSKFGELALTVAFPLAKHLRKAPRAIAQELVADLGAIDGVAALEIAGNGYINIRLDRGSYAAGLADEGTGGTAGADEKTIVEHTNINPNKAAHIGHLRNAVLGDTFVRMLRATGRRVEVQNYIDNTGVQVADVVAGFHFLEKKTPDDVRALAAGERFDYVCWDLYARVGQHFKDNPDDEKAWRHDCLHAIESGEGALSELGHIVADAIVLRHLATMRRLGIHYDVLPRESEILHLKFWATAFEQLKAREAIYLETEGPKKGCWVMAGSHYSEGAAEDDSKVIVRSNGTVTYVGKDIAYQMWKFGLLGKDFHYRLLVTEPGGREVWVSTAEPQAPGGAPSFGGGSTVYNVIDSRQSYLQDVVAAGLRALGYAEQADHSIHFSYEMVALSPRTCVELGIELAEEDKSKAYVQVSGRKGLGVKADDLLDKLIEKALAEVADRNPDADPAERRRIAEKIAIAALRYFMLKFTRNTVIAFDLSEALAFTGETGPYVQYAAVRASKILGKVGAAAEASAADFAGPLGDDDLWQLLVRSSKMEAAVSSAVAAGEPAHVARYSFQLAQSFSAFYDRYPVIHEKDPRRKAFLIWMTGYFARQLARTLDVLGIPAPEYM, translated from the coding sequence GTGTTCCACCAACTTCAGAGCAATCTCCAGCGGCTCGTGTCGGATCACCTCGCCGTCCGGTACGGCCTCGATCTCGCGGTGACTCTCGAGGAGCCGGCCGACTCCAAGTTCGGCGAGCTGGCGCTTACCGTCGCCTTCCCGCTCGCCAAGCATCTGCGCAAGGCGCCTCGCGCGATCGCGCAGGAGTTGGTGGCAGACCTCGGGGCGATCGACGGCGTCGCGGCGCTCGAGATCGCCGGCAACGGCTACATCAACATCCGGCTGGACCGCGGCTCCTACGCCGCCGGGCTGGCGGATGAGGGTACCGGCGGGACGGCTGGAGCGGACGAGAAAACCATCGTCGAGCACACCAACATCAACCCCAACAAGGCCGCACACATCGGACACCTGCGCAACGCCGTTCTCGGCGATACGTTCGTCCGGATGCTGCGCGCCACGGGCCGCAGGGTGGAGGTGCAGAACTACATCGACAACACCGGCGTGCAGGTGGCCGACGTCGTCGCCGGCTTCCATTTTCTTGAAAAGAAAACGCCGGACGACGTTCGCGCTCTCGCCGCCGGCGAGCGCTTCGACTACGTTTGCTGGGATCTCTACGCGCGCGTGGGCCAGCACTTCAAGGACAACCCGGACGACGAAAAAGCCTGGCGTCACGATTGCCTTCATGCGATCGAATCGGGCGAAGGCGCGCTGTCCGAACTGGGCCATATCGTCGCCGATGCGATCGTGCTACGCCACCTGGCTACGATGCGGCGTCTCGGCATCCACTACGACGTGCTGCCGCGTGAGAGCGAAATCCTGCACCTGAAGTTCTGGGCGACGGCATTCGAGCAACTGAAGGCGCGCGAGGCGATTTATCTCGAAACGGAGGGTCCGAAGAAGGGCTGTTGGGTCATGGCCGGGTCCCACTACTCCGAAGGCGCTGCCGAGGACGACAGCAAGGTGATCGTGCGCTCGAACGGCACGGTGACCTACGTCGGCAAAGACATCGCCTACCAGATGTGGAAGTTCGGCCTGCTCGGCAAAGACTTTCACTACCGGCTGCTCGTCACCGAACCCGGCGGGCGCGAAGTATGGGTGTCGACGGCGGAGCCCCAGGCGCCTGGAGGAGCTCCTTCGTTCGGCGGCGGATCGACCGTGTACAACGTGATCGACTCGCGCCAGTCCTACCTGCAGGATGTCGTCGCGGCCGGCCTCCGAGCCCTTGGCTACGCCGAACAGGCGGATCATTCCATCCACTTTTCGTACGAAATGGTGGCGCTTTCTCCGCGAACATGCGTCGAGTTAGGGATCGAATTAGCCGAGGAAGACAAGTCCAAGGCTTACGTGCAGGTTTCCGGCCGCAAGGGCCTCGGCGTGAAGGCGGACGACCTCCTCGACAAGCTCATCGAAAAGGCGCTCGCCGAGGTGGCGGACCGCAACCCCGATGCCGACCCCGCCGAACGCCGCCGCATCGCCGAGAAGATAGCGATCGCCGCGCTTCGCTACTTCATGCTGAAGTTCACGCGCAACACTGTGATCGCCTTCGACCTTTCCGAGGCGCTGGCGTTCACCGGCGAAACCGGACCCTACGTGCAGTACGCGGCGGTGCGCGCGAGCAAGATTTTGGGCAAGGTGGGCGCCGCGGCGGAGGCAAGCGCCGCCGATTTCGCGGGCCCGCTCGGTGACGACGATCTGTGGCAGTTGCTCGTGCGGAGCTCAAAGATGGAAGCGGCCGTCTCGAGCGCCGTGGCCGCCGGCGAGCCCGCTCACGTCGCCCGCTACTCGTTCCAACTCGCGCAGTCCTTCAGCGCGTTCTATGACCGCTACCCGGTGATCCACGAGAAGGATCCGCGTCGCAAGGCGTTCCTGATCTGGATGACCGGCTACTTCGCGCGCCAATTGGCACGGACGCTCGACGTGCTGGGTATACCGGCGCCTGAGTACATGTAG
- a CDS encoding aminotransferase class V-fold PLP-dependent enzyme, whose translation MSSLAERYPAYRETEAVDRVRAESYGRLDRLGQVYLDYTGGSLYADSQVSAHLDLLRGHVFGNPHSANPSSAAMTALVESARQAVVRYFKADAYVPIFTQNASGALKLVAESFPFESGCRYLAAADNHNSVNGIREFARARGASVGYAPLRAPELRLDREALAGLLAQADASRDNLFAFPAQSNFSGVKHPLEVVDEARRAGWSVLLDAAAFVPTNRLDLSAVQPDYVSVSFYKMFGYPTGVGALLVHRRAFPKLRRPWFAGGTVNFATVKGQGHVLSPDEAGFEDGTLNYLSIPAIEIGLRHLESIGIETIGTRVACLTAWLLEELYGLRHSNGRPMVRIYGPTNIESRGGTVTLNLYDPDGRLLDYRRVEELAGEEGISLRTGCFCNPGAGETAEGLTEEDMRAGYELGAGANLGSFVRLMQSRGTNKSAGAIRASLGIVSNAADCERFLDFIGRFRDQARLAIGEVSFDIESCRVIRDGS comes from the coding sequence GTGTCGAGCCTCGCGGAACGATATCCGGCCTATCGCGAGACGGAAGCCGTGGACCGGGTTCGCGCGGAGTCCTACGGCCGGCTGGACCGGCTCGGCCAGGTCTATCTCGATTACACCGGCGGGTCGCTCTACGCGGATTCCCAGGTTTCCGCGCACCTGGATCTGCTCCGCGGTCACGTCTTCGGGAATCCCCACTCGGCCAATCCGTCGTCGGCGGCGATGACGGCTCTCGTCGAAAGCGCGCGGCAGGCCGTGGTCCGATACTTCAAAGCCGATGCCTACGTGCCGATCTTCACGCAGAACGCATCGGGGGCGCTGAAGCTGGTGGCCGAGTCGTTCCCGTTCGAATCCGGCTGCCGGTATCTCGCCGCCGCGGACAACCACAATTCGGTAAACGGTATCCGCGAGTTCGCAAGGGCGCGGGGCGCGTCGGTCGGCTACGCGCCGCTACGTGCGCCGGAACTGCGTCTGGATCGGGAGGCGCTGGCCGGTCTGCTCGCGCAAGCCGATGCCAGCCGCGACAATCTGTTCGCTTTCCCGGCGCAATCGAACTTCTCCGGCGTGAAGCATCCGCTTGAAGTCGTGGACGAGGCGCGGCGGGCTGGATGGAGCGTACTGCTGGACGCGGCGGCGTTCGTACCCACCAACCGGCTCGATCTCAGCGCCGTTCAGCCGGATTACGTCAGCGTCTCGTTTTATAAGATGTTCGGCTATCCCACTGGAGTCGGCGCGCTGCTCGTGCATCGGAGAGCATTTCCGAAACTGCGGCGGCCGTGGTTCGCCGGCGGCACTGTGAACTTCGCCACGGTGAAAGGCCAGGGGCATGTGCTCTCGCCGGACGAAGCAGGGTTCGAGGACGGCACGCTCAACTACCTTTCGATTCCGGCGATCGAAATCGGCCTTCGACACCTCGAGTCGATCGGGATCGAGACCATCGGTACGCGTGTCGCTTGCCTCACGGCGTGGCTGCTCGAAGAGCTCTACGGCCTGCGGCACTCCAATGGACGACCGATGGTGCGGATCTACGGGCCGACGAACATCGAGTCGAGGGGCGGTACGGTGACGCTCAACCTGTACGATCCCGACGGGCGCCTGCTCGACTACCGCCGCGTGGAGGAGTTGGCCGGTGAGGAGGGGATTTCGCTGCGCACCGGCTGTTTCTGCAATCCGGGCGCCGGCGAGACGGCCGAAGGGCTTACCGAAGAGGACATGCGCGCCGGGTACGAACTCGGAGCCGGCGCCAATCTGGGGAGTTTCGTGCGGCTGATGCAGAGCCGGGGAACCAACAAGAGCGCCGGGGCGATCCGCGCTTCGCTGGGTATCGTTTCGAACGCCGCCGATTGTGAACGCTTTCTCGATTTCATTGGCCGATTCCGCGACCAGGCGCGGCTGGCGATCGGGGAAGTGAGCTTTGATATCGAGTCCTGCCGCGTCATCCGCGACGGGAGCTGA